From a region of the Flavobacterium sediminilitoris genome:
- a CDS encoding heavy-metal-associated domain-containing protein: MKKIVMLLLVGLVSLASFSQEKKSKNKKVILKVAGNCEMCEKRIEKAAFSIKGVKSAEWHSDCQDIHLILDENKCTKEDVATAIAKVGHDTDLVKTTDAMYEELHGCCQYKRE, translated from the coding sequence ATGAAAAAAATAGTTATGCTTTTGCTAGTAGGATTGGTTTCATTAGCAAGTTTTTCTCAAGAGAAGAAAAGCAAAAATAAAAAAGTAATATTAAAAGTTGCAGGTAATTGTGAAATGTGCGAAAAGCGTATTGAGAAAGCAGCATTTTCTATTAAAGGAGTAAAAAGTGCCGAATGGCATTCTGATTGTCAAGATATTCATTTAATTCTTGATGAAAACAAATGTACAAAAGAAGATGTAGCAACAGCTATTGCAAAAGTAGGACACGACACAGATTTAGTTAAAACAACTGATGCAATGTATGAAGAATTACACGGCTGTTGTCAATATAAAAGAGAATAA
- a CDS encoding DUF2490 domain-containing protein yields the protein MGKVNKITILTILFCSSLVTSAQEIIHHDDVNTWFTILNRLSLNSKWSVSNELHERTGAFLDEHGTFLWRPSVDYHLNKNIEFSVGYSYINNKPNDPNPSPKIGAIENNMWEQVLLKHDIGKVFFQHRLRQEHRWFDKVGVDAERSYYKTGTDYANRFRYRITISTPIKTFENGKELFFNGFDELWLPQTDGLALKSLSRNWLYLGFGYKFNSKTNLQIGYMNQWDAIGNNIYISTPILQTTFVRNFDL from the coding sequence ATGGGAAAAGTTAATAAAATAACCATTTTAACAATCTTGTTTTGTTCAAGTTTAGTAACCTCTGCACAAGAAATAATACATCATGATGATGTGAATACATGGTTTACTATACTAAATAGATTGAGTTTAAATTCGAAATGGAGTGTTTCAAATGAACTGCATGAGCGTACAGGTGCTTTTTTAGATGAACATGGTACTTTTTTATGGCGTCCATCTGTAGATTACCATTTGAATAAAAATATTGAATTTAGCGTTGGATATTCTTATATTAATAATAAACCAAACGATCCAAATCCAAGTCCAAAAATTGGAGCAATAGAGAATAATATGTGGGAGCAAGTTTTATTAAAGCACGATATAGGAAAGGTTTTTTTTCAACACCGTTTAAGACAAGAACATAGATGGTTTGATAAAGTAGGAGTAGACGCAGAAAGATCTTACTATAAAACGGGCACAGATTATGCTAATAGATTTAGATATAGAATAACTATAAGTACACCAATTAAAACTTTTGAAAATGGGAAAGAGTTATTTTTTAATGGTTTTGATGAGCTTTGGTTGCCACAAACGGATGGATTAGCATTAAAAAGTTTATCGCGAAATTGGTTGTATTTAGGTTTTGGATATAAATTCAATTCAAAGACAAATTTACAAATAGGATATATGAATCAATGGGATGCTATTGGAAATAATATTTATATTTCAACACCTATTTTACAGACTACATTTGTAAGGAATTTTGATTTATAA
- the groL gene encoding chaperonin GroEL (60 kDa chaperone family; promotes refolding of misfolded polypeptides especially under stressful conditions; forms two stacked rings of heptamers to form a barrel-shaped 14mer; ends can be capped by GroES; misfolded proteins enter the barrel where they are refolded when GroES binds): MAKDIKFDIEARDGLKRGVDALANAVKVTLGPKGRNVIISKSFGGPTVTKDGVSVAKEIELQDPLENMGAQMVKEVASKTNDLAGDGTTTATVLAQAIVKEGLKNVASGANPMDLKRGIDKAVEALVADLGKQTVAVGDSSEKIKQVASISANNDETIGELIATAFGKVGKEGVITVEEAKGTDTYVDVVEGMQFDRGFLSPYFVTNADKMIAELENPYILLFDKKISNLQELLPILEPVAQSGRPLLIIAEDVDGQALATLVVNKLRGGLKIAAVKAPGFGDRRKAMLEDIAILTGGTVIAEESGYSLEATTLDMLGTAENVTIDKDNTTIVNGSGNPENIKARVNQIKAQIETTTSDYDKEKLQERLAKLAGGVAVLYVGAASEVEMKEKKDRVDDALHATRAAVEEGIVAGGGVALVRAKDALKNIKAENADETTGIQIVNRAIEAPLRTIVENAGGEGSVVIAKVLEGKDDFGFNAKTGEYVQMLKAGIIDPKKVTRVALENAASVAGMILTTECALIDIKEDTPAMPMGGGMPGMM, encoded by the coding sequence ATGGCAAAAGATATAAAATTTGATATAGAAGCACGTGATGGATTAAAACGTGGAGTAGATGCATTAGCAAACGCAGTAAAAGTAACATTAGGTCCAAAAGGAAGAAATGTTATAATTAGCAAATCATTTGGTGGGCCAACAGTAACTAAAGATGGTGTTTCAGTTGCAAAAGAAATAGAACTGCAAGATCCATTAGAGAACATGGGTGCTCAAATGGTTAAGGAAGTTGCTTCAAAAACAAATGATTTAGCTGGAGATGGAACAACAACTGCAACTGTACTAGCTCAAGCTATCGTAAAAGAAGGATTAAAAAACGTTGCTTCAGGTGCTAACCCTATGGATTTAAAAAGAGGAATTGACAAAGCTGTTGAAGCACTAGTAGCTGACTTAGGAAAACAAACTGTTGCTGTTGGAGATTCTTCAGAAAAAATCAAACAAGTAGCTTCAATTTCTGCAAATAACGATGAAACAATAGGAGAATTAATTGCTACTGCTTTTGGAAAAGTAGGGAAAGAAGGTGTTATCACTGTTGAAGAAGCAAAAGGAACTGATACTTACGTTGATGTTGTAGAAGGAATGCAATTTGATAGAGGTTTTCTTTCTCCATATTTTGTTACAAATGCAGATAAAATGATTGCAGAATTAGAAAATCCTTACATCTTATTATTTGACAAAAAAATATCAAATCTACAAGAATTACTACCAATATTAGAACCAGTTGCTCAATCAGGTCGTCCTTTATTAATTATTGCGGAAGATGTTGATGGACAAGCATTAGCTACATTAGTAGTAAATAAATTAAGAGGAGGCTTAAAGATTGCTGCTGTAAAAGCACCTGGATTTGGAGACAGAAGAAAAGCAATGTTAGAAGATATTGCTATTTTAACTGGAGGAACAGTTATTGCTGAGGAAAGTGGATACTCATTAGAAGCAACTACTCTAGACATGCTAGGTACTGCTGAAAATGTAACAATCGATAAAGACAACACTACAATTGTTAATGGCTCTGGTAATCCAGAAAACATTAAAGCAAGAGTAAACCAAATTAAAGCTCAAATTGAGACTACTACATCTGATTACGATAAAGAAAAATTACAAGAACGTTTAGCTAAACTAGCAGGTGGAGTTGCTGTATTATATGTTGGCGCTGCTTCTGAGGTAGAAATGAAAGAGAAAAAAGACAGAGTTGACGATGCATTACATGCTACTCGTGCAGCAGTTGAAGAAGGAATTGTTGCTGGTGGTGGAGTTGCATTAGTTAGAGCTAAAGATGCTTTAAAAAATATCAAAGCTGAAAACGCAGATGAAACAACTGGAATCCAAATTGTAAATAGAGCAATTGAAGCACCGCTAAGAACAATTGTTGAAAATGCTGGTGGAGAAGGCTCTGTTGTTATTGCAAAAGTATTAGAAGGTAAAGATGATTTTGGGTTTAATGCTAAAACTGGAGAATATGTTCAAATGCTAAAAGCAGGAATTATTGATCCTAAGAAAGTAACGCGTGTAGCTCTTGAAAACGCTGCTTCTGTTGCTGGAATGATTTTAACCACAGAATGTGCTTTAATTGATATTAAAGAAGATACTCCTGCAATGCCAATGGGCGGAGGAATGCCTGGAATGATGTAA
- a CDS encoding co-chaperone GroES, whose translation MSLNIKPISDRVVIEPMAAETTTASGIIIPDTAKEKPQKGIVVAVGNGKKDYTMTVKTGDVVLYGKYSGTEFKYEGKDFLIMREDEIFAIL comes from the coding sequence ATGTCATTAAACATTAAACCAATTTCAGATCGTGTCGTGATTGAACCTATGGCAGCAGAAACAACAACTGCCTCAGGAATTATTATTCCAGATACTGCAAAAGAAAAACCGCAAAAAGGAATTGTTGTAGCAGTGGGTAATGGTAAAAAAGACTATACTATGACTGTTAAAACGGGAGATGTAGTACTTTATGGAAAGTATTCTGGCACAGAATTTAAATATGAAGGAAAAGATTTCCTTATTATGAGAGAAGATGAAATTTTTGCAATTCTTTAA
- the secG gene encoding preprotein translocase subunit SecG produces the protein MMGFTGFLIAITIVCFLLILAIMVQNPKGGGLSSSFGGSQQLGGVQKTTDFLDKSTWTLGGILIALILLSTLAFNGGSTNDSKILGDDEISIPTTTVPVTPEATTQPATEGTAPAKTEEKTK, from the coding sequence ATTATGGGATTTACAGGTTTTTTAATTGCAATAACAATTGTTTGCTTTTTACTAATTTTAGCTATCATGGTACAGAATCCTAAAGGAGGAGGTTTATCTTCTTCATTTGGTGGTTCACAACAATTAGGTGGTGTACAAAAAACAACAGACTTTTTAGATAAAAGTACATGGACTTTAGGTGGAATTTTAATTGCACTTATTTTATTATCTACATTAGCATTTAATGGAGGTAGTACAAATGATTCAAAAATATTAGGTGACGATGAAATAAGCATCCCTACTACAACTGTCCCTGTTACTCCTGAAGCAACTACACAACCAGCTACAGAAGGAACAGCTCCTGCTAAAACAGAAGAAAAAACTAAATAG
- the lptE gene encoding LPS assembly lipoprotein LptE — translation MRSFLKIFALLTLFSINSCKYYNFTGAKPINAETFQVNYFQNNAELVEPGIERTFTLELQDIIQSQTNLNLVPQGGDLLYEGEIVDYRISPMTATADQRAAQNRLNITILVRFSNKNNEEDDFEKRFSFYHDYPANEQMTGSRLTTALDEIFERITQDIFNESLAKW, via the coding sequence ATGAGGTCATTTTTAAAAATATTTGCTCTACTAACGTTATTTTCAATAAATAGTTGTAAATATTATAATTTCACAGGAGCGAAGCCGATAAATGCAGAGACATTTCAGGTGAATTATTTTCAGAATAATGCAGAACTAGTTGAACCTGGAATTGAAAGAACATTCACACTAGAACTTCAAGATATAATTCAAAGTCAAACTAATTTAAATTTAGTTCCACAAGGTGGTGATTTACTATATGAAGGTGAAATTGTTGATTATAGAATTTCTCCAATGACTGCAACTGCAGATCAACGTGCTGCTCAAAACAGACTAAATATAACTATCTTAGTTCGTTTTTCTAACAAAAATAATGAAGAAGACGATTTCGAAAAACGTTTCTCATTCTATCATGATTATCCTGCTAATGAACAAATGACAGGAAGCAGATTAACAACAGCATTAGATGAAATTTTTGAACGAATTACTCAAGATATTTTCAATGAATCACTAGCAAAGTGGTAA
- a CDS encoding sigma-54 interaction domain-containing protein, whose amino-acid sequence METVQAIKQRFEIIGNDPKLNRSIEKAIQVAPTDISVLVTGESGVGKESIPKIIHSLSHRKHGKYIAVNCGAIPEGTIDSELFGHEKGAFTGATSTREGYFEVADGGTIFLDEVGELPLTTQVRLLRVLENGEFIKVGSSQVQKTNVRIVAATNVNMFDAIEKGKFREDLYYRLSTVEILLPPLRERKDDIHILFRKFCSDFAHKYKMPPIKLTSEAVQHLLKYRWNGNIRQLRNIAEQISVLETNRDINLQTLQHYLPTEGSNLPSVINTKKNENDFSNEREILYKVLFDMKADLNDLKKLTLELMQNGTTKVQETNKNLIQRIYGQNDDTVHFEKESKNELIPLQNPIDSEVYEDDLDDEDYLFAETVEEVEETLSLEAKEIELIKKSLERNKGKRKAAADELGISERTLYRKIKQYDL is encoded by the coding sequence ATGGAAACAGTACAAGCCATAAAACAACGATTTGAAATCATTGGAAATGACCCAAAACTCAATCGTTCCATAGAAAAAGCTATTCAAGTTGCACCTACAGATATTTCTGTATTAGTAACAGGAGAAAGTGGTGTTGGTAAGGAAAGTATTCCTAAAATCATTCACTCACTATCACATAGAAAGCATGGAAAATACATTGCGGTCAATTGTGGAGCTATTCCAGAAGGAACTATTGATAGTGAACTTTTCGGGCATGAAAAAGGAGCTTTTACAGGAGCTACATCAACTCGAGAAGGATATTTTGAAGTAGCAGATGGCGGAACTATTTTCCTTGATGAAGTAGGAGAATTACCATTAACTACACAAGTTAGATTATTACGTGTACTTGAGAATGGTGAATTTATAAAAGTAGGTTCTTCACAAGTACAGAAAACAAATGTAAGAATTGTTGCGGCTACAAATGTTAACATGTTTGATGCTATTGAAAAAGGAAAATTTCGTGAAGACTTATATTATAGATTAAGTACAGTAGAAATATTACTCCCTCCTTTACGTGAAAGAAAAGATGATATTCATATTCTATTTCGTAAATTTTGTTCGGATTTTGCACATAAATACAAAATGCCACCTATTAAACTAACAAGCGAAGCCGTGCAACATCTATTGAAATATAGATGGAATGGAAACATTCGTCAATTAAGAAATATTGCTGAACAAATTTCAGTTTTAGAAACAAATAGAGATATTAATTTACAAACATTACAGCATTATCTACCAACTGAAGGAAGTAATTTACCTTCAGTTATCAATACTAAAAAAAATGAAAATGATTTTAGTAATGAACGAGAAATTTTATATAAAGTTCTTTTTGACATGAAAGCAGATTTAAATGATCTGAAGAAATTGACACTAGAATTAATGCAAAATGGCACTACTAAAGTACAAGAAACAAACAAAAATTTGATTCAACGAATTTATGGTCAAAACGATGATACTGTACATTTTGAAAAAGAATCTAAAAATGAATTAATCCCTTTACAAAACCCTATTGATTCTGAAGTTTATGAAGACGATTTAGATGACGAAGACTATCTTTTTGCAGAAACAGTTGAAGAAGTTGAAGAAACATTAAGTCTTGAAGCTAAAGAAATTGAGCTAATTAAAAAATCATTAGAACGAAACAAAGGAAAACGTAAAGCTGCTGCTGACGAATTAGGAATATCTGAACGAACATTATATAGAAAAATTAAACAATACGATTTATAA
- the miaB gene encoding tRNA (N6-isopentenyl adenosine(37)-C2)-methylthiotransferase MiaB, with the protein MEKIIEENKQGTSLVLEQKEENAKKLFIESYGCQMNFSDSEIVASILANQGYNTTQNLEEADLVLVNTCSIRDKAEQTIRKRLEKYNAVKKINPNMKVGVLGCMAERLKDKFLEEEKIVDMVVGPDAYKDIPNLLKEVEDGRDAINVILSKEETYGDIAPVRLNSNGVTAFVSITRGCDNMCTFCVVPFTRGRERSREPQSIIEEIQDLWLRGFKEITLLGQNVDSYLWYGGGLKKDFVKATEMQKATSVDFAQLLDMCASQFPKMRFRFSTSNPQDMHVEVIEIMAKHHNICNYIHLPVQSGSTRILNEMNRQHTREEYMTLIDNIKRIIPDISLSQDMITGFPTETEEDHKDTLSLMEYVKYDFGFMFAYSERPGTMAARKMEDDVPDEVKKRRLTEIVDLQQVHALEKTKRFVGQIVEVLVEKDSKRSSEHWSGRNSQNTVVVFPKENYKPGDFVNVKITDCTAATLIGEAVEYSTIMQ; encoded by the coding sequence ATGGAAAAGATTATCGAAGAAAACAAACAAGGTACAAGTCTTGTTTTAGAACAAAAAGAAGAAAACGCAAAAAAACTTTTTATAGAAAGTTATGGCTGTCAAATGAATTTTTCTGATAGCGAAATTGTTGCTTCAATATTAGCAAACCAAGGTTACAATACTACTCAAAATCTAGAAGAAGCTGATTTAGTATTAGTTAACACTTGTTCTATTCGAGATAAAGCGGAACAAACCATTAGAAAACGCTTAGAAAAATATAATGCTGTCAAAAAGATTAACCCTAACATGAAAGTAGGAGTTCTTGGCTGTATGGCAGAACGATTAAAAGACAAATTTTTAGAAGAAGAGAAAATTGTAGACATGGTTGTAGGACCAGATGCTTACAAAGACATTCCTAATCTTTTAAAAGAAGTGGAAGATGGTAGAGATGCCATAAATGTAATCTTATCCAAAGAAGAAACCTACGGAGACATTGCTCCTGTTCGATTAAATTCTAACGGAGTAACAGCATTTGTATCCATTACAAGAGGTTGTGATAATATGTGTACTTTTTGTGTTGTTCCTTTTACCCGTGGTCGTGAACGTAGTCGTGAACCACAAAGCATTATAGAAGAAATTCAAGATCTATGGTTGAGAGGATTTAAAGAAATCACATTATTAGGACAAAATGTTGATAGCTATTTATGGTATGGAGGTGGTTTGAAAAAAGATTTTGTAAAAGCAACCGAAATGCAAAAAGCAACTTCAGTAGATTTTGCACAATTATTAGATATGTGCGCTTCACAGTTTCCAAAAATGCGTTTTCGTTTTTCAACATCTAATCCTCAAGATATGCATGTTGAAGTAATTGAAATTATGGCAAAACATCATAATATTTGTAATTATATTCACTTACCTGTACAATCTGGAAGTACTAGAATTCTAAACGAAATGAATCGTCAACACACTCGTGAAGAATATATGACTTTAATTGATAACATTAAAAGAATAATTCCAGATATTTCTTTGTCACAAGATATGATTACTGGTTTCCCAACAGAAACAGAAGAAGATCACAAAGATACTCTTTCTTTAATGGAATATGTAAAGTATGATTTTGGTTTTATGTTTGCTTATTCTGAAAGACCTGGAACGATGGCTGCTAGAAAAATGGAAGATGATGTTCCTGACGAAGTAAAAAAACGAAGATTAACTGAGATTGTAGATTTGCAACAAGTCCATGCATTAGAAAAAACAAAAAGGTTTGTAGGTCAAATTGTAGAGGTATTAGTAGAAAAAGATTCAAAACGCTCTAGTGAACATTGGTCTGGAAGAAACTCTCAAAATACAGTTGTTGTTTTCCCAAAAGAGAATTACAAACCGGGAGATTTTGTAAATGTAAAAATTACTGATTGTACGGCTGCTACATTAATAGGAGAAGCAGTTGAATATTCAACAATTATGCAATAA
- the topA gene encoding type I DNA topoisomerase: MAKNLVIVESPAKAKTIEKFLGKDYQVESSFGHIADLPSKEIGVDVENGFKPKYEVSSDKKALVKKLKDLSKSAEMVWLASDEDREGEAIAWHLSEELKLDQNKTKRIVFHEITKTAIQKAIENPRSIDYNLVNAQQARRVLDRLVGYELSPVLWKKVKGGLSAGRVQSVSVRLIVEKERDIQNFKSVASYSIAAEFTNEAGKSFKAKLPKNFETRKEAEDFLKQNIESKYKVADLETKPTKKSPAAPFTTSTLQQEAARKLYLPVGITMQIAQRLYEAGLITYMRTDSVNLSNEAMNATQAEIEGYYGKEYSKPRNYNTKSKGAQEAHEAIRPTDMSRHTVNIDRDQARLYDLIWKRTIASQMSDAQLERTNVKIEANNHSEYFTATGEVIKFEGFLKVYLEGHDDDEEEQEGMLPAMKINEKLLNNYITATERFSRPPSRYTEASLVKKLEELGIGRPSTYAPTISTIINRNYVEKGTFEGQERNYNQLVLEGGKVVSKDLTENTGSDKGKLVPTDIGMIVNDFLVANFKTILDYNFTAKVEQDFDEIASGNEDWVKMMSDFYNHFHPTVIDVEKNAERETGERILGKHPDSGRQVSVRLGKFGPMVQIGEQEDEEKQFASLLPEQNIGTITLEEALTLFLLPKSLGSYEDEEVEVNNGRFGPYVRFGKVFISLPKGEEPLDVTIGRAIELIEEKKQADAPIGTYDNLPVQKGVGRFGPFIKWNGMFINVNKKYDFDNLSQEDINELVADKIQKEIDKVIHDWSEEGIRVEKARWGRSVILKGKVKIELGKDFDASKLTLEKAKEMIEAKAPAKKTAKKPAKKATTKKK; encoded by the coding sequence ATGGCAAAGAATTTAGTTATTGTAGAGTCACCTGCAAAGGCAAAAACGATCGAAAAATTTTTAGGAAAGGATTATCAAGTTGAGTCTAGCTTTGGGCACATTGCAGACTTACCTTCAAAAGAAATAGGGGTAGATGTTGAAAATGGCTTTAAACCAAAGTATGAAGTATCAAGCGATAAAAAAGCATTGGTTAAGAAACTAAAAGACTTGTCTAAATCAGCTGAAATGGTTTGGCTTGCTTCCGATGAAGACCGTGAAGGAGAAGCAATTGCTTGGCATTTATCAGAAGAATTGAAATTAGACCAAAATAAGACAAAAAGAATTGTTTTTCATGAGATTACTAAAACAGCTATACAAAAGGCAATTGAAAATCCTAGAAGTATAGATTATAATTTAGTAAATGCGCAACAAGCAAGAAGAGTTTTAGATAGGTTAGTAGGATATGAATTGTCTCCTGTTCTGTGGAAAAAAGTAAAAGGAGGTTTGTCAGCGGGTAGAGTTCAGTCAGTATCTGTTAGATTAATTGTAGAAAAAGAAAGAGATATTCAAAACTTCAAATCTGTAGCGTCATATAGTATAGCTGCGGAATTTACTAATGAAGCAGGAAAATCATTCAAAGCGAAATTGCCTAAAAATTTTGAAACAAGAAAAGAAGCAGAAGATTTTCTTAAACAAAATATAGAATCAAAATATAAAGTTGCAGATTTAGAAACGAAACCAACTAAAAAATCTCCTGCAGCTCCATTTACTACATCCACATTACAACAAGAAGCAGCAAGAAAATTGTATTTACCTGTTGGAATTACAATGCAAATTGCTCAACGTTTGTATGAAGCCGGTTTAATTACTTACATGAGAACGGATAGTGTTAATTTGTCTAATGAGGCAATGAATGCTACTCAAGCTGAGATTGAAGGATACTACGGAAAAGAATACAGTAAGCCAAGAAATTATAATACAAAATCTAAAGGAGCGCAAGAAGCTCACGAAGCAATTCGTCCTACAGATATGTCTCGTCATACCGTTAATATAGATAGAGATCAAGCAAGATTATATGATTTAATTTGGAAACGTACGATTGCATCACAGATGAGTGATGCGCAATTAGAACGTACAAATGTTAAAATAGAAGCAAATAACCATTCAGAGTATTTTACAGCTACTGGTGAGGTTATAAAATTTGAAGGATTTTTAAAAGTCTATCTTGAAGGGCATGATGATGACGAAGAAGAGCAAGAAGGAATGCTTCCTGCAATGAAAATTAATGAAAAGCTGTTGAATAATTATATTACAGCTACGGAGCGTTTTTCAAGACCACCAAGTCGTTATACGGAAGCTTCTTTGGTGAAAAAATTAGAAGAATTAGGAATCGGTCGTCCATCAACATATGCACCAACTATTTCTACGATTATTAATCGTAATTATGTGGAAAAAGGAACTTTTGAAGGGCAGGAAAGAAATTATAATCAATTAGTTCTAGAAGGAGGAAAGGTTGTTTCAAAGGATTTGACTGAGAATACTGGTTCAGATAAAGGAAAATTAGTACCTACAGATATTGGAATGATTGTAAATGACTTTCTAGTAGCTAATTTTAAAACTATTTTAGATTATAATTTTACAGCAAAAGTAGAGCAAGATTTTGATGAAATTGCTTCAGGAAATGAAGATTGGGTAAAAATGATGAGTGATTTTTATAATCATTTTCATCCTACTGTTATAGATGTTGAAAAAAATGCTGAAAGAGAAACAGGAGAGAGAATATTGGGAAAACATCCTGATAGTGGAAGACAAGTTTCGGTTAGATTAGGGAAATTTGGACCAATGGTTCAAATAGGAGAACAAGAAGATGAGGAAAAGCAGTTTGCTAGTTTATTGCCAGAACAAAACATTGGAACAATTACATTAGAAGAAGCCTTGACGTTGTTTTTATTACCGAAGTCATTAGGAAGTTATGAAGATGAAGAAGTTGAGGTAAATAATGGGCGTTTCGGACCTTATGTTAGGTTTGGTAAGGTTTTTATTTCGCTTCCTAAAGGAGAAGAGCCATTAGATGTTACAATAGGTAGAGCTATTGAGTTAATTGAGGAGAAAAAACAAGCAGACGCTCCTATAGGAACTTATGATAACTTACCTGTTCAAAAAGGAGTAGGGCGTTTTGGTCCATTTATAAAATGGAACGGAATGTTTATCAATGTTAATAAAAAATATGATTTTGATAATTTATCTCAAGAAGATATCAATGAATTAGTTGCAGATAAAATTCAAAAGGAAATAGATAAAGTAATCCACGATTGGTCAGAAGAAGGAATTAGAGTTGAAAAAGCTAGATGGGGAAGATCGGTCATTTTAAAAGGGAAGGTGAAAATCGAATTAGGTAAAGATTTCGATGCTTCTAAATTAACTTTAGAAAAAGCGAAAGAAATGATTGAAGCAAAAGCACCTGCTAAGAAAACGGCTAAAAAACCAGCAAAGAAAGCAACTACAAAAAAGAAATAG
- a CDS encoding formimidoylglutamase, with translation MVFDFLQPVSSNYLEFNETLSSQTLGKKTLFHTETNFPDIDNVNIAIICVNENRGRGIDNNNSNNFDAFRRKFYSLFPGNWNVSLVDLGNVIAGETIEDTYFLVKTINEDLLRKNILPIIIGGTQDLTYALYRAYDNLDQMVNLVAIDSKFDFEKENVYLYESYLTKIIVEEPNNLFNFSNIGYQTYYNSQEEIDLIEKLFFEAYRLGEVSNKIAIAEPVFRDADIVSIDMNAVQSSFSGKLQEFNSNGFDGKEICTLARYSGISDKVSSFGIFNFEPNDSESLLVAQSVWYFIEGYCFRSKEYPFGSKEDYLKYIVLIDEDELIFFKSNKTERWWIEIPFLDNVNNKLKRNTLLPCTHDDYLLACEQEVPNRWWKAYRRNLL, from the coding sequence ATGGTTTTTGATTTTTTACAACCTGTAAGCTCAAATTATCTTGAATTTAATGAAACACTTTCAAGTCAGACATTAGGGAAAAAGACATTGTTTCATACTGAAACGAATTTTCCAGATATAGACAATGTAAATATTGCTATTATATGTGTGAATGAAAATAGAGGAAGAGGAATTGATAACAATAATAGTAATAACTTTGATGCGTTTAGAAGAAAATTTTATTCGTTATTTCCTGGAAATTGGAATGTTTCACTTGTCGACTTAGGAAATGTTATTGCTGGAGAAACAATAGAGGATACTTATTTTTTAGTTAAAACGATTAATGAAGACTTATTAAGGAAAAATATTTTACCTATTATTATAGGAGGAACTCAAGATTTAACATATGCACTTTATAGGGCTTATGATAATTTAGATCAAATGGTAAATTTAGTAGCAATTGATAGTAAATTTGATTTTGAGAAAGAGAATGTTTACCTTTATGAATCCTATTTAACAAAAATTATTGTCGAAGAGCCAAATAATTTATTTAATTTTAGTAATATTGGCTATCAAACATATTATAATTCTCAAGAAGAAATTGACTTAATTGAAAAACTATTTTTCGAAGCGTATCGATTAGGAGAGGTTTCAAATAAGATAGCAATAGCAGAACCTGTTTTCAGAGACGCAGATATTGTTAGTATTGATATGAATGCGGTTCAATCTTCCTTTTCGGGAAAGCTTCAAGAGTTTAACTCAAATGGGTTTGATGGTAAAGAAATTTGTACATTGGCTAGATATTCAGGAATTAGCGATAAAGTATCTAGTTTTGGAATATTTAACTTTGAGCCTAATGATAGTGAATCATTACTGGTAGCGCAAAGTGTATGGTATTTTATTGAAGGATATTGTTTTCGTTCAAAAGAATATCCATTTGGAAGTAAGGAAGATTATTTGAAATATATTGTATTGATTGATGAAGATGAATTAATCTTTTTTAAGAGTAATAAAACAGAAAGATGGTGGATTGAAATACCATTTTTAGATAATGTAAATAATAAATTAAAAAGAAATACGTTATTACCTTGCACTCATGATGATTATTTGTTAGCATGTGAGCAAGAAGTGCCTAATAGATGGTGGAAGGCATATCGACGTAATTTATTGTAG